From the genome of Bacteroides sp. MSB163, one region includes:
- a CDS encoding 4Fe-4S binding protein has product MDINEVHFIYFSPTRTSKQVGEAIVRGTGLTNVVTTNLTLHAAEVDIPENTLTVIAVPVYGGKVAPLAMERLQGIRASGSPVVLVVVYGNRAYEKALIELDAFASAQGFKVIAGATFVGEHSYSTEQNPIAPGRPDANDLQYAEEFGAKIRTKINAAADMEHLYPVDVNRIQRPRQPFLPLFKFLRRVIKLRKSGVPLPRVPEVNAELCTHCGVCAVHCPSGAILKGDECNTIAEKCIKCCACVKGCSFKARTYDTPFASLLSDCFVRQKEDRIIL; this is encoded by the coding sequence ATGGATATAAACGAAGTTCATTTCATCTATTTTTCGCCTACTCGTACTTCTAAACAAGTTGGCGAGGCAATTGTTCGCGGAACAGGACTAACAAATGTTGTTACTACGAATTTAACACTGCATGCTGCTGAGGTAGATATTCCGGAGAATACACTGACTGTTATTGCTGTGCCGGTGTATGGCGGCAAGGTAGCTCCTTTGGCTATGGAGCGTTTGCAGGGTATTCGTGCATCGGGATCTCCGGTTGTACTGGTAGTGGTCTATGGTAACCGCGCGTATGAAAAGGCTTTGATAGAATTGGACGCATTTGCTTCTGCTCAGGGCTTCAAAGTTATTGCCGGGGCTACTTTTGTGGGAGAACATTCGTATAGTACGGAACAAAATCCAATAGCCCCAGGGCGTCCGGATGCAAATGATTTGCAATATGCGGAGGAATTTGGTGCGAAGATACGGACGAAAATAAATGCTGCCGCTGATATGGAGCACTTGTATCCGGTGGATGTGAATCGTATTCAGCGCCCGCGCCAGCCTTTTCTACCTTTGTTCAAGTTTCTGCGCCGGGTGATAAAGTTGCGTAAAAGTGGTGTTCCTTTGCCGCGTGTACCGGAAGTGAATGCGGAACTTTGCACGCATTGTGGTGTTTGCGCTGTACATTGTCCTTCGGGAGCTATTCTGAAAGGTGACGAATGTAATACGATTGCCGAAAAGTGCATAAAGTGTTGCGCATGCGTCAAAGGATGTTCGTTCAAGGCGCGGACGTATGATACTCCGTTTGCTTCATTGCTTTCAGACTGCTTTGTGCGGCAGAAAGAGGACCGGATTATTTTATAG
- a CDS encoding histidine kinase dimerization/phospho-acceptor domain-containing protein has product MKQTLLILALFLQSFLAFAENITEKSSVADSLLIELRALPHDTTRLKLLEKLVLTEQNSPHYIEYAEEMFNEAQRQKNPKYICSSTYFKILYYYNKNEVDSVSKLVNYVNPIAERMEFFRLYFNAQKLLIYTYTYKEKYEYAINESLKMLEKAEELNNTDGRIAAYSCLASAYHETNRTKEEGEALRKAHKYVSEQTTSSTQFNVLNQLIVFSKDQKDYSSLKTYLKENKQLLQEMLSLDPDMYESYFNLYLFSEIFQTYYYTGIGKIDSAKYHIEEAQDFITPQSYIPYMALYYDASAEYYRHTKDYQAALLYIDSALIKMKQFESAQMEYAKQLSRKADILQEMGKYAEALPLYESSNHIQDSLTAAISAKQLEEIKEMHHLNQLVWERGKLRNRVQTSILLSLGIILILCIGYMFRINLIRKALKISEKETHKATRQTEEANEMKNRFLSNMSHAIRVPLNGVLGFSQIIANETEIDDQTRKEYAEIIQQNTDQLMRLVNNVLDLSRLEAGMMKFQMSNYDIVQLCNDAVGMAHMQNPTLHTHFISNIDEYIIHTDTNRFMQFIVSILTCPFASFKEERDLNFTLNKNGEILRFKITNCPLADLKYANQDSALRNDVNRLFIKHFGGTYQVIPDSKEGPTILFTYPATSVE; this is encoded by the coding sequence ATGAAACAAACCTTGTTAATACTCGCTCTTTTCCTGCAAAGTTTCCTCGCATTTGCAGAAAATATAACAGAAAAATCATCTGTGGCAGACAGTCTGTTAATCGAACTGCGTGCACTTCCGCATGACACCACAAGATTAAAATTGCTTGAAAAACTCGTGCTTACCGAACAAAACTCTCCGCATTATATAGAATATGCCGAAGAAATGTTCAACGAAGCACAGCGCCAAAAGAATCCTAAGTATATATGTAGCAGTACATATTTCAAAATATTGTACTACTATAACAAGAATGAAGTCGATAGTGTCAGTAAACTGGTGAACTACGTGAACCCCATTGCTGAACGCATGGAGTTTTTCAGGTTGTACTTCAATGCACAAAAATTACTTATTTATACTTATACATATAAGGAGAAATATGAATATGCCATCAATGAATCATTAAAAATGCTTGAGAAAGCAGAAGAACTGAATAACACAGACGGCCGTATAGCTGCTTATTCATGTCTGGCAAGTGCATACCATGAAACCAACCGTACAAAAGAAGAAGGAGAAGCGCTTCGAAAAGCTCACAAATATGTTTCGGAACAAACAACCAGCAGTACACAGTTTAATGTTCTGAATCAACTAATTGTATTCAGTAAAGACCAGAAAGACTATTCAAGCCTGAAGACGTATCTGAAAGAAAACAAACAGCTATTGCAAGAAATGCTTAGTTTAGATCCGGATATGTATGAATCATATTTCAATCTTTATCTATTCTCAGAAATATTTCAAACTTACTATTATACAGGGATAGGAAAGATAGACTCGGCTAAATATCATATAGAAGAAGCTCAAGACTTCATAACTCCACAGAGTTATATTCCCTATATGGCCCTGTATTATGATGCAAGTGCGGAGTATTACCGGCATACAAAAGATTATCAGGCTGCACTTCTCTATATAGATTCTGCTCTGATAAAGATGAAACAATTTGAATCTGCCCAAATGGAGTATGCCAAACAATTATCGCGGAAAGCCGACATTCTGCAAGAAATGGGTAAATATGCAGAAGCCCTGCCACTGTACGAAAGTTCCAATCATATTCAGGATTCACTGACTGCTGCCATATCAGCTAAACAACTGGAGGAAATCAAAGAAATGCATCATCTGAACCAATTGGTATGGGAGCGTGGAAAACTAAGAAATCGTGTACAAACCAGTATTCTTTTGAGTCTCGGAATCATCCTGATCTTATGTATCGGCTATATGTTCCGCATCAATCTGATACGAAAAGCACTAAAGATATCAGAAAAAGAAACTCATAAAGCCACACGACAGACAGAAGAAGCCAATGAAATGAAGAATCGTTTCCTCTCCAATATGAGTCACGCCATCCGTGTTCCCCTAAACGGGGTATTGGGGTTCTCACAAATCATAGCAAACGAAACGGAAATAGACGATCAAACCCGCAAAGAATATGCGGAAATTATTCAGCAAAACACGGATCAGCTAATGCGTTTAGTCAACAATGTCCTTGATTTGTCGCGCCTGGAAGCCGGTATGATGAAATTCCAAATGAGTAATTATGACATCGTACAGCTCTGCAACGATGCTGTAGGAATGGCACATATGCAGAATCCGACCTTGCACACTCATTTCATCAGTAACATTGACGAATATATCATTCATACAGACACAAACCGGTTCATGCAATTCATTGTCAGTATTCTGACTTGTCCATTCGCTTCTTTCAAAGAAGAACGCGATCTCAACTTCACTCTGAACAAGAACGGAGAAATATTACGTTTTAAAATCACCAACTGCCCCCTCGCAGACCTCAAATATGCCAATCAGGACTCAGCTTTGCGTAATGATGTCAACCGTCTGTTTATAAAACACTTTGGCGGTACATATCAGGTAATCCCCGATAGCAAAGAAGGTCCAACTATTCTTTTCACTTATCCCGCTACCTCGGTTGAATAA
- a CDS encoding tetratricopeptide repeat-containing sensor histidine kinase encodes MLFYGTSYILSASKDLEDERIHLMEYLMDNNLGYSQEVRLSDIAQWENELVEIFRSRKDYKYMFLMQQMAVYALVSDGHINEALEKANVMLKQATQMKYDIGIAIAHYAIGDTYLNANMNNEAIEEYKIAMQKLHKVSDSEKLQEKVLIQLIPTLIRMGRMDEAKAHLDQMEQMNDYQHSRFIENIFQAYYYLYNNDMDKVRKYIQEAEEWYEYYPFYFHSSILKYIQAEYAKRIGDDELAIKLYNELTINTSSANVYNRYLKMKNSLAHLYTKQSRPREACAIFQDINIARDSINARNYSTQINLLRTIYQVDRLEMDNQSERSRLLFYSIIGCILILGISIVSVLYIRKINARLIASQHKLEKARQSAENSIRTKSLFLSNMSHEIRTPLNALSGFSSILTDANIDIGTRQQCNEIIQQNSDLLLKLIDDVVDLSSLEIGKMQFQFGNSDAVAICRNVVDTVEKIKQTSAAVLFQTSHEKIEIYTDEARLQQLLINLLINATKFTTEGSITLLLEKESEEMTVFSVTDTGCGIAPEKQGQIFNRFEKLNENAQGSGLGLSICQLIVERFGGRIWIDPEYKDGSRFLFTHPIHSTNRKEAAQ; translated from the coding sequence ATGTTATTTTACGGTACTTCCTATATCCTGTCTGCAAGCAAGGATTTGGAAGATGAGCGTATACATCTTATGGAATACCTGATGGATAACAACTTAGGTTATTCTCAGGAAGTCAGATTAAGCGATATCGCCCAATGGGAAAATGAGCTTGTAGAAATATTCCGTAGCAGAAAGGACTATAAATACATGTTCCTTATGCAGCAGATGGCTGTATATGCCCTTGTTTCAGACGGTCACATCAACGAAGCGTTGGAAAAAGCAAATGTTATGCTGAAACAGGCCACTCAAATGAAATACGATATCGGCATAGCCATAGCCCATTATGCAATAGGAGATACTTATCTTAATGCCAACATGAATAATGAGGCTATCGAAGAATACAAAATAGCCATGCAGAAATTGCATAAAGTATCCGACTCCGAAAAATTACAGGAAAAAGTCTTGATTCAACTAATTCCAACCCTCATCAGAATGGGGAGGATGGATGAAGCTAAAGCCCATTTGGATCAGATGGAACAAATGAATGATTACCAGCACAGCCGTTTCATAGAAAATATCTTCCAAGCATATTATTACCTCTATAATAATGATATGGATAAAGTCCGGAAATATATTCAGGAAGCAGAAGAATGGTATGAATACTATCCGTTTTATTTCCATAGTTCTATCTTGAAATATATACAAGCTGAATATGCCAAAAGAATTGGAGATGACGAACTAGCTATCAAATTATATAATGAGCTGACCATCAATACCAGCAGTGCCAATGTCTATAACAGATATCTGAAAATGAAGAATTCACTGGCACACCTGTATACCAAACAAAGCAGACCTAGAGAGGCATGTGCCATTTTTCAAGACATCAATATTGCACGAGATTCTATCAATGCCCGTAATTATTCCACCCAGATAAATCTGTTGCGAACCATATATCAGGTGGACCGTCTTGAGATGGACAATCAAAGTGAGCGAAGCCGTCTGCTTTTTTATTCAATTATAGGTTGTATCCTCATTCTAGGCATATCTATTGTATCCGTACTTTATATTCGTAAAATCAATGCACGCTTGATTGCATCTCAACATAAATTGGAAAAAGCCCGGCAAAGTGCTGAGAACTCCATTCGTACCAAAAGTCTTTTCCTGTCGAATATGAGTCATGAAATACGTACTCCACTAAATGCCTTGTCCGGTTTCTCATCTATTCTGACCGATGCTAATATTGACATCGGAACCCGACAACAATGCAATGAAATCATTCAGCAAAATTCAGACTTACTTTTGAAGCTGATAGACGATGTTGTTGACCTTTCCAGTTTGGAAATCGGGAAAATGCAATTCCAGTTTGGAAACAGCGATGCAGTAGCTATTTGTCGCAATGTAGTGGATACGGTAGAGAAGATAAAGCAAACATCCGCCGCAGTCCTATTCCAAACGTCTCATGAAAAAATAGAAATCTATACGGATGAAGCACGCCTCCAGCAGTTACTTATCAATCTGTTGATTAATGCAACCAAATTTACCACAGAAGGTAGCATAACCTTATTATTGGAGAAAGAATCAGAAGAAATGACTGTGTTTTCGGTTACAGATACCGGTTGTGGGATCGCCCCGGAAAAACAGGGACAGATATTTAACCGTTTTGAAAAGCTGAATGAAAATGCCCAAGGCAGCGGATTGGGACTCTCTATCTGTCAATTGATTGTAGAACGTTTCGGCGGAAGAATATGGATAGATCCTGAATATAAGGATGGTTCCCGCTTCTTGTTTACTCACCCGATTCACTCTACCAACAGAAAGGAGGCAGCGCAATGA
- the tilS gene encoding tRNA lysidine(34) synthetase TilS, which yields MNIKKIAQYIDQEKLFTREDKILITLSGGADSVALLRLLLDMGYTCEAAHCNFHLRGDESVRDEMFVRELCLQLKVPLHIQHFQTTEEAEKRHISIEMAARELRYAWFEQLRLQQGANVIAVAHHKDDSVETLLLNLIRGTGINGLLGIRPKNGNIVRPLLCLDRKEITEYLQEIGQSYVTDSTNLQDEYTRNKIRLNLLPLMQEINPSVKESLLRTAEHLNDAALLYKKGIEEGKQKVQTEQGILISALFQEPAPETLLFEILSPLGFNGAQIKDIFASLNGQPGKIFLSGEWRVIKDRALLLIEPVCSEDVSTVFSPDDPGLPFRLTMEELEVTDDFIIPRDRNTACFDADKLKQPLTVRHCRQGDTFVPFGMTGRKKISDYLTDRKFSLSRKEQQWVLCSGSHIIWLIGERTDNRFRIDAQTRKVIILKFILY from the coding sequence ATGAATATAAAGAAAATAGCGCAATACATTGATCAGGAGAAGCTTTTCACACGAGAAGACAAAATACTGATAACATTGAGCGGCGGAGCGGACTCAGTAGCTTTGTTGCGTCTACTTCTTGATATGGGATACACCTGTGAGGCGGCACATTGCAATTTCCATCTGCGGGGCGATGAGTCGGTTCGAGATGAAATGTTTGTCCGCGAACTATGCTTACAATTGAAAGTTCCATTACACATTCAACATTTCCAAACCACGGAAGAAGCGGAAAAGCGCCACATATCCATTGAAATGGCAGCACGGGAATTACGTTATGCCTGGTTTGAGCAGCTCCGTCTACAACAAGGAGCCAACGTTATCGCCGTGGCCCATCATAAAGATGATAGTGTAGAAACTCTCCTGCTCAACCTTATTCGTGGAACAGGCATCAACGGACTATTGGGTATCCGCCCCAAAAACGGAAACATTGTCCGCCCCTTGTTATGCCTCGACCGGAAAGAAATAACCGAATACCTACAAGAAATCGGACAATCTTACGTAACGGACAGCACCAACCTGCAAGACGAATATACACGCAACAAGATACGCCTCAACCTCTTGCCCCTTATGCAGGAAATCAATCCCTCTGTAAAAGAAAGCCTTCTCCGCACCGCAGAACATCTGAATGATGCAGCTCTCTTATATAAGAAAGGTATAGAAGAAGGTAAGCAGAAAGTGCAAACCGAACAAGGTATCCTAATCAGTGCTTTGTTCCAAGAACCTGCACCGGAAACTTTATTATTTGAGATCTTATCTCCATTAGGATTCAACGGTGCACAGATCAAAGATATTTTCGCCTCCCTGAATGGGCAACCGGGAAAGATATTCCTTAGCGGAGAATGGCGCGTGATTAAAGATCGGGCGCTTCTACTGATAGAACCGGTCTGTTCAGAAGATGTTTCAACAGTCTTTTCTCCAGATGATCCTGGCCTACCCTTCCGTTTGACAATGGAAGAATTAGAAGTCACAGATGATTTCATCATTCCCCGTGACCGAAACACTGCTTGTTTCGATGCAGACAAACTAAAACAACCTCTCACAGTCAGACACTGCCGACAAGGCGACACATTCGTTCCCTTTGGTATGACCGGGCGAAAAAAGATTAGCGATTACCTTACTGATCGGAAATTCTCCCTTTCCCGCAAAGAACAACAATGGGTGCTTTGCAGTGGCTCCCATATCATTTGGTTGATAGGCGAACGTACTGATAATCGTTTCAGAATAGACGCCCAAACACGGAAAGTTATTATTCTGAAGTTTATTCTTTATTGA
- the rho gene encoding transcription termination factor Rho, with the protein MYNIIQLNDKNLSELQSIAQELGIKKTDSLKKEELVYKILDEQAIAGATKKVAAEKLKEERKVDRQQKRTRVTVKKESTDKVFTANKNGDLTKAKAEATVAAAKVQPVAEAAKAPVAEKAPEIVATTTVATPEKAEDSTSPKRKPGRPRKVKTEEKAPIPAPVPVAKKEEPKKAEPELSFEPETPKVVKKVVIEDSPILSEPEDDFIPIEDLPTEKIELPSELLGKFEATKAETPVAPVAEPTPATAQRPRLRPRDNNNTPYNNNNNNNNRNNNPRPVQQQRPAQQNAGDNYAPVQERRPVIEREKAYEFDDILTGTGVLEIMQDGYGFLRSSDYNYLSSPDDIYVSQSQIKLFGLKTGDVVEGVIRPPKEGEKYFPLVKVGKINGRDPAFVRDRVPFEHLTPLFPDEKFRLCKGGYSDSMSARVVDLFAPIGKGQRALIVAQPKTGKTILMKDIANAIAANHPEVYMIMLLIDERPEEVTDMARTVNAEVIASTFDEPAERHVKIAGIVLEKAKRLVECGHDVVIFLDSITRLARAYNTVSPASGKVLSGGVDANALHKPKRFFGAARNIENGGSLTILATALIDTGSKMDEVIFEEFKGTGNMELQLDRNLSNKRIFPAVNIVASSTRRDDLLQDKQTLDRMWILRKYLADMNPIEAMDFVKDRMEKTKDNDEFLMSMNS; encoded by the coding sequence ATGTATAATATCATTCAATTGAACGACAAAAATTTGTCGGAACTTCAATCTATTGCCCAAGAACTGGGTATTAAAAAGACAGACTCACTAAAAAAAGAAGAACTTGTTTACAAGATACTTGATGAACAAGCCATCGCAGGTGCTACCAAAAAGGTTGCTGCTGAAAAGCTGAAAGAAGAGCGTAAAGTGGACAGACAACAAAAACGTACCCGCGTAACCGTAAAAAAAGAGAGTACTGACAAAGTCTTCACCGCCAACAAAAATGGCGACCTCACTAAGGCAAAAGCTGAAGCCACAGTTGCAGCTGCCAAGGTACAACCAGTAGCAGAGGCAGCAAAAGCCCCGGTAGCAGAGAAAGCTCCTGAAATAGTTGCCACCACCACCGTAGCCACTCCCGAAAAAGCTGAAGACTCTACCTCCCCGAAACGTAAACCGGGACGTCCTCGCAAAGTCAAGACGGAAGAAAAAGCTCCCATACCTGCACCTGTGCCTGTTGCAAAGAAGGAAGAGCCTAAAAAAGCTGAACCGGAATTGAGTTTTGAACCCGAAACACCTAAAGTAGTTAAGAAAGTCGTAATAGAGGACAGCCCTATCTTATCAGAACCCGAAGATGACTTCATTCCCATCGAAGATCTCCCGACTGAGAAAATAGAACTCCCTTCAGAACTGCTGGGCAAATTCGAAGCTACCAAAGCCGAGACTCCTGTAGCACCCGTAGCAGAACCCACGCCTGCAACCGCACAACGCCCACGCCTTCGTCCTCGCGACAATAATAATACTCCTTATAATAATAACAACAACAATAATAATCGTAACAACAACCCGCGTCCTGTTCAGCAGCAACGTCCCGCACAACAAAATGCTGGTGATAACTATGCTCCTGTGCAAGAACGCAGACCGGTAATTGAGCGCGAAAAAGCATACGAATTCGATGATATCCTGACCGGTACCGGTGTACTGGAAATTATGCAGGATGGTTACGGATTCCTTCGTTCTTCCGATTACAATTATCTTTCTTCACCGGATGATATTTACGTATCACAATCCCAAATTAAATTGTTCGGACTGAAAACAGGTGACGTTGTGGAAGGTGTAATTCGTCCGCCGAAAGAAGGAGAAAAATATTTCCCATTGGTAAAAGTAGGAAAAATCAATGGACGTGATCCGGCTTTCGTACGTGATCGTGTACCATTTGAGCATCTTACTCCGTTATTCCCCGATGAAAAATTCAGATTATGCAAAGGTGGCTACTCCGACTCCATGTCTGCCCGTGTAGTAGATCTCTTTGCTCCTATCGGTAAAGGTCAGCGTGCATTGATCGTGGCACAGCCTAAAACCGGTAAGACCATCCTGATGAAAGATATAGCCAATGCAATTGCAGCAAATCATCCGGAAGTTTACATGATCATGTTGCTTATCGACGAACGCCCCGAAGAAGTAACTGACATGGCTCGTACCGTAAATGCCGAAGTGATTGCCTCAACTTTTGATGAACCGGCCGAACGTCACGTAAAGATTGCAGGTATCGTACTGGAGAAAGCAAAGAGACTTGTAGAATGTGGCCATGATGTCGTTATCTTCCTGGATTCTATCACCCGTCTGGCACGTGCTTACAATACGGTATCCCCGGCTTCCGGCAAAGTTCTTTCAGGTGGTGTGGATGCCAATGCACTACACAAGCCCAAACGTTTCTTCGGTGCCGCCCGTAATATTGAAAATGGTGGCTCACTCACTATTCTGGCTACTGCATTGATTGATACCGGTTCTAAAATGGACGAAGTTATCTTCGAAGAATTCAAAGGTACAGGTAACATGGAGTTGCAACTCGACCGCAACCTGTCCAACAAACGTATTTTCCCTGCAGTCAACATTGTTGCTTCCAGCACTCGTCGCGATGATCTGTTGCAGGATAAGCAAACATTGGATCGCATGTGGATACTCCGCAAATATCTGGCTGATATGAACCCGATAGAAGCTATGGATTTCGTAAAAGATCGTATGGAAAAAACCAAAGACAACGACGAATTCCTAATGAGTATGAACAGCTAA
- the ffh gene encoding signal recognition particle protein — MFDNLSERLERSFKILKGEGKITEINVAETLKDVRKALLDADVNYKVAKTFTDTVKEKALGQNVLTAVKPSQLMVKIVHDELTQLMGGETAEIDLEGKPAVILMSGLQGSGKTTFSGKLARMLKTKKNKKPLLVACDVYRPAAIEQLRVLAEQIGVPIYSELDSKNPVKIAENAIQEAKAKGYDVVIVDTAGRLAVDEEMMNEIAAIKKAINPNEILFVVDSMTGQDAVNTAKEFNERLDFNGVVLTKLDGDTRGGAALSIRSVVNKPIKFVGTGEKLDAIDQFHPSRMSDRILGMGDIVSLVERAQEQYDEEEAKRLQKKIAKNQFDFNDFLSQIAQIKKMGNLKDLASMIPGVGKAIKDIDIDDNAFKSIEAIIYSMTPAERSNPALLNGSRRQRIAKGSGTNIQEVNRLLKQFDQTRKMMKMVTGSKMGKMMPKMK, encoded by the coding sequence ATGTTCGATAATTTAAGCGAAAGACTGGAAAGGTCGTTTAAAATTCTGAAAGGTGAAGGAAAGATCACCGAAATCAATGTTGCGGAAACCCTGAAAGATGTGCGCAAAGCACTGTTGGACGCTGACGTAAACTACAAAGTAGCCAAAACTTTCACTGATACCGTTAAGGAAAAAGCATTAGGACAAAACGTGCTGACAGCTGTAAAGCCCAGTCAGTTGATGGTAAAAATCGTGCACGATGAACTGACTCAATTGATGGGGGGCGAAACAGCAGAGATTGATTTGGAAGGAAAGCCGGCAGTTATTTTGATGTCCGGTCTGCAAGGTTCCGGTAAGACAACTTTCTCAGGTAAGCTGGCACGAATGCTGAAAACGAAAAAGAACAAGAAGCCATTATTGGTGGCTTGTGACGTATACCGCCCTGCCGCTATTGAACAGTTGCGCGTATTAGCTGAACAAATTGGAGTTCCAATATACTCTGAACTTGACAGCAAGAATCCGGTGAAAATTGCCGAAAACGCCATTCAAGAGGCTAAAGCCAAAGGATACGATGTAGTCATTGTCGATACAGCCGGACGTCTGGCAGTAGACGAAGAGATGATGAACGAGATTGCCGCTATTAAAAAAGCAATCAATCCAAACGAAATCCTGTTCGTAGTAGACTCCATGACCGGTCAGGACGCTGTAAACACAGCAAAAGAGTTTAACGAACGACTTGACTTCAACGGTGTTGTACTAACTAAATTAGATGGTGACACCCGCGGTGGTGCCGCTCTTTCCATTCGTTCGGTAGTGAACAAGCCGATCAAGTTTGTGGGTACAGGTGAAAAACTGGATGCTATTGATCAGTTCCATCCCTCACGTATGTCAGACCGTATCCTTGGTATGGGTGACATCGTTTCATTGGTAGAACGTGCTCAGGAACAATATGATGAAGAAGAAGCAAAACGCCTGCAAAAGAAGATTGCCAAGAATCAATTCGATTTCAACGATTTCTTGAGTCAGATTGCACAGATCAAAAAGATGGGCAACCTGAAAGACCTGGCTTCTATGATACCGGGTGTAGGTAAAGCTATTAAGGACATTGATATTGATGATAATGCATTTAAAAGTATTGAGGCTATCATCTATTCGATGACTCCGGCAGAACGCAGTAATCCGGCTCTTCTGAACGGTTCGCGTCGTCAACGTATCGCCAAAGGTAGTGGTACGAATATTCAAGAAGTAAACCGCCTGTTGAAACAATTTGACCAAACCCGCAAGATGATGAAGATGGTAACGGGTAGTAAGATGGGCAAAATGATGCCGAAGATGAAATAA
- a CDS encoding phosphatase PAP2 family protein, whose product MVSPWIGVAGYAVAAGTGFFRMYNNRHWLTDVLTGAGIGILSTQAAYWLYPTITKTFFRKRYKNIFVSPYFLKEEKGVSCHITF is encoded by the coding sequence TTGGTTTCTCCATGGATAGGCGTTGCCGGGTATGCAGTAGCTGCCGGTACAGGCTTCTTTCGTATGTATAACAATCGCCATTGGCTGACAGATGTGCTTACCGGAGCCGGAATCGGAATATTGAGCACCCAGGCGGCTTATTGGCTTTATCCAACTATTACAAAGACTTTCTTCCGTAAGCGGTATAAGAATATATTTGTTTCTCCTTATTTCTTAAAAGAAGAAAAAGGAGTAAGTTGTCATATCACTTTCTAA
- the folD gene encoding bifunctional methylenetetrahydrofolate dehydrogenase/methenyltetrahydrofolate cyclohydrolase FolD: MTLIDGKAISEQVKQEIAAEVAEIVAKGGKCPHLAAILVGHDGGSETYVAAKVKACEVCGFKSSLIRYEADVTEEELLAKVRELNEDADVDGFIVQLPLPKHISEQKVIETIDYRKDVDGFHPINVGRMSIGLPCYVSATPNGILELLKRYQIETSGKKCVVLGRSNIVGKPMAALMMQKAYPGDATVTVCHSRSKDLVKECQEADIIIAALGQPNFVKAEMVKEGAVVIDVGTTRVPDATKKSGFKLTGDVKFDEVAPKCSFITPVPGGVGPMTIVSLMKNTLLAGKKAIYQ; the protein is encoded by the coding sequence ATGACATTAATTGATGGAAAAGCAATCTCTGAACAAGTAAAACAGGAGATTGCTGCAGAAGTAGCAGAAATTGTAGCAAAAGGTGGCAAATGCCCTCACCTTGCTGCAATTCTTGTAGGCCACGATGGTGGCAGCGAAACGTATGTTGCTGCCAAAGTGAAAGCATGCGAAGTTTGTGGATTCAAATCCAGCCTCATCCGTTATGAAGCGGACGTTACGGAAGAAGAGCTCCTTGCTAAAGTACGTGAATTAAATGAAGATGCAGATGTTGACGGCTTCATCGTACAGCTCCCATTACCCAAGCATATCTCTGAGCAAAAAGTGATAGAAACTATCGATTATCGTAAAGATGTAGACGGGTTTCATCCCATCAATGTAGGTCGCATGTCCATAGGATTGCCTTGCTATGTATCGGCAACTCCTAACGGTATTCTTGAACTACTGAAACGCTATCAAATAGAAACTTCGGGTAAGAAATGCGTAGTACTGGGACGTAGTAATATCGTCGGTAAACCCATGGCTGCACTGATGATGCAGAAAGCCTATCCGGGAGATGCCACTGTAACCGTATGCCATAGCCGCAGTAAAGATCTTGTAAAAGAGTGCCAGGAAGCCGATATCATCATCGCTGCATTGGGACAACCCAACTTTGTAAAAGCTGAAATGGTAAAAGAAGGTGCCGTGGTTATTGATGTAGGTACTACACGTGTACCGGATGCTACAAAAAAATCAGGCTTCAAACTGACTGGAGATGTTAAGTTTGACGAGGTTGCTCCGAAATGCTCATTTATCACTCCTGTACCGGGTGGTGTAGGACCGATGACTATCGTTTCTTTGATGAAGAATACATTGCTGGCCGGTAAGAAAGCAATATATCAATAA